The following coding sequences are from one Streptomyces angustmyceticus window:
- a CDS encoding GNAT family N-acetyltransferase, translating to MFAISLGDDGAELRPLEVWHAAEYLAHMDRGREYIGRYIGLPDRVTDLASATALLQSYADKAAADIGRLYGIWLDGVLVGGVLFKTFDVASGTCEVGCWLEEAGVGRGLVTRAIRVLIDWAVEQRGMHRVEWVAASGNTASINVAKRLGMVRDGVLRESFPYRGVRHDMEIWSVLAREWRDRDRSGRR from the coding sequence ATGTTCGCGATTTCGTTGGGTGACGACGGTGCGGAGCTGCGGCCGCTGGAGGTGTGGCATGCCGCGGAGTACCTCGCGCACATGGACCGGGGCCGAGAGTACATCGGCCGGTACATCGGGCTGCCGGACCGCGTCACCGACCTCGCGTCCGCCACGGCGCTGCTGCAGTCCTACGCGGACAAGGCGGCCGCCGACATCGGCCGGCTCTACGGCATCTGGCTGGACGGTGTGCTCGTCGGCGGTGTCCTGTTCAAGACGTTCGATGTCGCGTCCGGCACCTGTGAGGTCGGCTGCTGGCTGGAGGAGGCGGGCGTCGGGCGGGGGCTGGTCACGCGCGCGATCCGGGTGCTCATCGACTGGGCGGTCGAGCAGCGCGGGATGCACCGCGTGGAGTGGGTCGCGGCCTCGGGCAACACGGCGAGCATCAACGTCGCCAAGCGGCTCGGCATGGTGCGGGACGGAGTACTGCGGGAGAGCTTCCCGTACCGGGGCGTGCGCCACGACATGGAGATCTGGTCGGTCCTGGCCCGGGAGTGGCGGGACCGCGACAGGTCGGGCCGTCGGTGA